One genomic region from Reichenbachiella ulvae encodes:
- a CDS encoding Gfo/Idh/MocA family protein — protein MKDRKIRMGMVGGGQGSFIGAVHRLAANLDGQIELVCGAFSSKPEVSKASGAELFLPDERCYGSYKEMIETEATLPEGERMDIVSIVTPNHVHFEPTQLALEKGFPVILDKPLCFTFDEALKLKETIQSTGLPFALTHTYTGYPMVKQARAMVASGELGKIRKVNVEYPQGWLAEKLEDSGAKQAAWRTDPKRSGKSGCFGDIGTHAANLAEYVSGLKITKVLSRLSTVVEGRLLDDDADVLLQFDNGAHGLLSASQISTGEENALKVRVYGEKGGIEWCQEDNNSLYVTMHGQPTQQLRAGGNNAYLSDLALANCRVPAGHPEGYLEAFANIYRNFSFAVRAHAEGGKSDMHIHDFPGIEDGVRGMALIDAMVESTEKGNVWLDLKLS, from the coding sequence ATGAAAGACAGAAAAATACGCATGGGCATGGTCGGTGGCGGCCAGGGGTCCTTCATCGGCGCAGTTCACCGTCTGGCTGCTAATCTGGATGGACAAATCGAATTAGTATGTGGGGCATTTAGCAGTAAACCAGAAGTGTCTAAGGCTTCAGGTGCCGAACTATTCCTTCCGGACGAAAGATGCTACGGCAGTTACAAAGAAATGATCGAAACTGAGGCGACACTGCCTGAAGGTGAGCGCATGGATATCGTTTCCATCGTGACGCCTAATCACGTGCATTTCGAGCCGACACAGCTGGCGCTGGAAAAGGGATTCCCGGTGATTCTCGACAAACCGCTGTGTTTCACCTTCGATGAAGCTTTAAAACTGAAAGAGACCATTCAATCGACAGGATTGCCATTTGCCTTAACGCATACCTATACCGGTTACCCAATGGTCAAGCAAGCCAGAGCAATGGTCGCTTCAGGTGAGCTAGGAAAGATTAGAAAGGTGAATGTAGAATATCCCCAAGGCTGGCTAGCCGAAAAACTGGAAGATTCTGGAGCGAAACAAGCGGCATGGCGCACCGACCCCAAACGAAGTGGTAAGAGTGGCTGTTTCGGAGATATCGGGACACATGCAGCGAACCTGGCTGAGTATGTGAGTGGATTGAAGATCACTAAAGTGCTGTCTCGTTTGAGTACGGTGGTAGAGGGGCGCTTGTTGGACGATGATGCAGACGTTCTGCTTCAATTCGACAATGGAGCTCATGGTTTGCTTTCCGCTTCACAGATTTCTACGGGAGAGGAAAATGCCCTGAAAGTACGCGTCTATGGAGAAAAAGGTGGAATCGAATGGTGTCAGGAGGATAATAATTCTCTCTATGTGACCATGCACGGTCAGCCCACTCAACAGTTGCGTGCCGGAGGCAATAATGCTTATTTAAGCGACCTTGCATTGGCCAACTGTCGAGTACCAGCTGGACATCCAGAGGGATACCTGGAGGCTTTCGCAAATATTTACAGGAATTTTTCTTTCGCTGTTCGTGCACATGCAGAGGGTGGCAAATCAGATATGCATATCCATGATTTTCCTGGGATAGAAGATGGGGTGAGAGGTATGGCTCTCATAGATGCCATGGTAGAGTCAACCGAAAAGGGGAATGTTTGGTTGGATTTGAAATTGAGTTAA
- a CDS encoding response regulator transcription factor — MKPKKKILLVEDDQNLGFVIKDNLEMKGYEVHWYQDGQQAWSTYASLMPDLCLLDIMLPKLDGLTLASKIREGDKIIPIIFLTAKSMQEDKFAGFEIGADDYITKPFSVKELLYRVEVFVKRSKILEAEDHLIALGKFRFDPEVFKLIHEEGEIKLTRREAEILYFLYRRANSVVKREEVLLALWGEDDYFKGRSLDVFISKIRKYLSPDPAIQIENVHGVGFKLRV, encoded by the coding sequence ATGAAGCCGAAGAAGAAAATATTACTGGTAGAGGATGATCAGAATCTGGGGTTTGTGATCAAAGACAACCTGGAGATGAAGGGCTATGAAGTTCATTGGTATCAAGATGGACAGCAGGCATGGTCGACATACGCATCTCTAATGCCGGATCTCTGCCTACTCGATATCATGCTTCCCAAATTGGACGGACTAACGCTAGCATCCAAAATAAGAGAAGGTGATAAGATCATCCCGATTATTTTTCTTACTGCCAAATCCATGCAGGAAGATAAGTTTGCTGGATTTGAGATCGGAGCAGACGATTATATCACCAAACCTTTTTCTGTCAAGGAATTGTTGTATCGGGTAGAGGTGTTTGTCAAGCGCAGCAAGATTTTGGAAGCTGAAGATCATTTGATTGCTTTGGGAAAATTTCGATTTGATCCTGAGGTTTTCAAATTGATTCATGAAGAGGGAGAGATCAAACTAACTCGCAGGGAGGCCGAGATTCTCTATTTCCTATATCGTCGAGCCAATTCGGTGGTCAAGCGAGAGGAAGTACTCTTGGCATTATGGGGAGAGGACGATTACTTCAAGGGCCGAAGCTTGGATGTCTTCATTTCCAAAATAAGAAAGTATTTAAGCCCAGACCCGGCAATCCAGATCGAGAATGTCCATGGCGTGGGGTTTAAGTTGAGGGTGTGA
- a CDS encoding sensor histidine kinase: MSRTAFRILIILAVVSIAGILLIQLFWMKRAFDIRNQQFDRNVKSALLNVNEALSDLNAEVARTEAIEQISSNYFVVNINNKISPATLEGLLLREFEQRSITEGFEYGIFDCSNSQMVYGEYLELGDSESEKPGMGSFPELNKDEYYFGVYFPNKTTGLVSQMGIWIYSSVTLLVVVLFFGFSLFLISRQKRLSEVQKDFINNMTHEFRTPLSTLAVSAEVLKSPEILSQPDRLSTYAEIVERETFRLQGQVDRVLQMANVSKEQIELKKESVDLSDLMQELKQRYEVANPSAELRLDFEGDLPLVHGDALHLSNVLSNLLDNAIKYSGEHPFVLVRGFQRKEELILEFEDQGKGISSDQLKMIFQKFYRVPTGNVHDVKGFGLGLYYCKMVMEAHGGKITAKSQLGKGTTVTLSLPIK, encoded by the coding sequence ATGAGCAGGACTGCCTTCCGTATATTAATCATACTAGCTGTGGTATCCATTGCTGGGATTTTGTTGATTCAATTGTTTTGGATGAAGCGTGCCTTTGATATCCGCAATCAGCAGTTCGACCGCAATGTGAAAAGTGCACTACTGAATGTGAATGAGGCATTGAGTGATCTGAATGCTGAGGTAGCCCGTACGGAAGCCATTGAACAGATTTCTTCCAATTACTTTGTGGTCAATATCAATAACAAAATCTCTCCTGCAACGCTTGAAGGCTTGCTCTTACGTGAATTTGAGCAACGCTCGATTACCGAAGGTTTTGAATATGGGATTTTTGACTGCAGCAATTCTCAGATGGTATATGGCGAGTATCTGGAGCTTGGCGATTCAGAAAGTGAAAAGCCGGGCATGGGCTCCTTTCCTGAGTTGAATAAGGACGAATATTATTTTGGCGTTTATTTTCCGAACAAGACGACAGGCCTGGTGAGTCAAATGGGGATTTGGATTTACTCATCGGTGACGCTACTAGTCGTTGTGCTATTTTTTGGCTTTAGTTTGTTTCTGATCTCACGCCAAAAGCGCTTGTCAGAGGTGCAAAAGGATTTTATCAATAACATGACGCATGAGTTTAGAACCCCGCTTTCTACTTTAGCTGTATCTGCGGAGGTGCTCAAATCACCAGAGATACTGAGCCAGCCAGATCGCCTGAGTACCTATGCTGAGATTGTGGAGCGGGAGACTTTTCGACTGCAGGGTCAAGTGGATCGCGTGTTACAAATGGCCAATGTATCCAAAGAGCAGATTGAATTGAAAAAGGAATCAGTGGATTTGTCTGATTTGATGCAGGAACTGAAGCAGCGCTATGAAGTAGCGAACCCGAGTGCAGAACTTCGATTGGATTTTGAAGGTGATTTGCCTCTGGTGCATGGAGACGCTCTGCACTTAAGTAATGTGCTGAGCAATTTGCTGGACAATGCGATAAAATATAGCGGAGAGCATCCATTTGTGCTGGTTCGAGGTTTTCAAAGGAAGGAAGAATTGATTCTAGAATTTGAGGATCAGGGAAAAGGGATATCAAGCGATCAGCTGAAAATGATTTTTCAAAAATTTTACCGGGTGCCCACAGGCAATGTACATGATGTGAAAGGATTTGGGCTGGGACTTTACTACTGTAAAATGGTAATGGAGGCGCATGGAGGTAAGATTACTGCTAAGAGTCAACTCGGAAAAGGAACCACAGTCACTTTATCTTTACCAATCAAATGA
- a CDS encoding DUF1573 domain-containing protein has product MKNVMIALGLIVALSAFHFASNNFVWSKTIHDFGELKLNEPATAEFEFENSSEFPIIIVSAKGSCGCTIADYTKGEIQPGEKGSVSATYNAAKLGSFQKSVTVQPSIGEPIKLLIKGEVVE; this is encoded by the coding sequence ATGAAAAATGTAATGATTGCCTTAGGCCTTATCGTCGCACTCAGTGCTTTCCATTTTGCCAGCAACAATTTTGTCTGGAGCAAAACCATCCATGATTTTGGTGAGCTCAAACTGAATGAACCTGCCACTGCAGAATTTGAGTTTGAAAACAGCAGTGAGTTCCCTATCATCATCGTTTCAGCCAAAGGATCATGCGGATGTACGATAGCAGACTACACCAAAGGAGAAATCCAACCGGGAGAGAAGGGTTCTGTCAGCGCCACCTACAATGCAGCCAAACTCGGAAGCTTCCAAAAAAGCGTTACCGTACAGCCTAGCATCGGCGAACCCATCAAACTGCTGATCAAAGGAGAAGTGGTGGAGTAA
- a CDS encoding tetratricopeptide repeat protein, with amino-acid sequence MKLNSVFLLLGFLALLSCTKKELEYESNAPTPTVSLQDADFVGAETCKSCHEAEYENWKGSHHDDAMKVADSTSVKGDFSGVSFASNGVKYHFFMEDGNYMVNTQDGDGQYKDFKIEYTFGTTPLQQYLVPFPNGAYQTLQAAWDDQKNQWFDVQARFEIDTTEWLHWTRGAARWNTMCADCHSTNVHKNYNASTDSYHTTFDEINVACESCHGPGSKHVDYYQNEKKGENPPFDMKTGMESEELVDKCARCHSRRGQITEYFDYTGNFLDHYQPALLTSDIYELDGQIMDEDYVYNSFIQSKMYQNGVSCRDCHDVHSLKLKKQGNALCMQCHEPKYDSPAHHFHESNSPAGQCINCHMTGRTYMGNDFRRDHSFRVPRPDQSVKYGTPNACNGCHADKSAKWASDIIVEKFGPNRPEHFSDELLPGYHGDNQALLALIENDAYPDVARATAVNYLGPAASQQELQKITGFLRDSSALVRREVVQALSNRPDINAMSYVQPLINDSIRLVRISAANYMLRLDPQASTQPSYRDAIEENLQALEMQADFASGQHGLGVYYETIGQPEAAIDAYRKAIKIDNFYNQARMNLALLLYNQGRVEEAVGLYQTVTSQEPEYSYSYYMLGLLYNEQGDLANAMKYLKLATQKEPRNPRAFYNYATMLYQQKQFAEAVKVAQESELYFGMGEEMLYVKMLAQMESGSIREAMKSCEKLMEMAPNNPQYGQIFSQLKTNM; translated from the coding sequence ATGAAGTTGAATTCTGTCTTTTTGCTCTTGGGCTTTTTGGCCTTGCTCTCCTGTACCAAAAAGGAGTTGGAATACGAATCTAATGCTCCCACCCCCACTGTTTCATTGCAAGATGCTGATTTTGTTGGTGCTGAGACCTGCAAGTCATGTCATGAGGCAGAGTATGAAAACTGGAAGGGCTCGCACCATGATGATGCGATGAAAGTGGCAGATTCTACTTCAGTGAAGGGAGACTTTAGTGGGGTCTCTTTTGCCTCCAACGGAGTGAAGTACCACTTTTTCATGGAGGATGGAAATTATATGGTCAATACCCAGGATGGGGACGGTCAATACAAGGATTTTAAAATAGAATACACTTTCGGGACAACTCCCTTGCAGCAGTATCTGGTTCCATTTCCTAATGGCGCCTATCAAACCCTGCAAGCAGCCTGGGATGATCAGAAAAACCAATGGTTTGATGTGCAGGCGCGCTTCGAAATAGATACGACCGAATGGTTGCACTGGACAAGAGGTGCCGCACGGTGGAACACCATGTGTGCCGATTGCCACAGCACCAATGTCCACAAAAATTACAATGCCTCTACCGATAGTTATCATACCACATTCGATGAGATCAATGTAGCTTGTGAGAGTTGTCACGGGCCAGGATCAAAACATGTCGATTACTACCAGAATGAAAAGAAGGGGGAAAACCCACCCTTTGATATGAAGACGGGGATGGAAAGCGAAGAGCTGGTAGACAAGTGCGCCAGGTGCCATTCCAGAAGAGGCCAAATCACAGAGTATTTTGACTACACGGGGAATTTTCTGGATCACTATCAGCCCGCCTTATTGACCAGCGATATCTATGAGTTGGATGGGCAAATCATGGACGAGGACTATGTCTACAATTCTTTTATCCAGAGTAAAATGTATCAAAATGGTGTGTCCTGTCGAGATTGTCATGATGTGCATTCGTTGAAATTGAAGAAGCAAGGCAATGCGCTGTGCATGCAGTGTCACGAGCCGAAATATGATAGTCCAGCACATCACTTTCATGAGTCCAATTCTCCAGCTGGCCAGTGCATCAATTGCCACATGACGGGTAGAACCTACATGGGAAATGACTTTAGAAGAGACCACAGTTTTCGTGTCCCGAGACCAGATCAAAGCGTAAAGTATGGCACGCCGAATGCCTGCAATGGATGCCATGCTGATAAGTCTGCCAAATGGGCCAGCGATATCATTGTGGAGAAATTTGGTCCGAATCGACCCGAGCATTTTTCGGATGAGCTGTTGCCTGGGTATCATGGAGACAATCAGGCCTTGTTGGCTTTAATCGAGAATGATGCTTATCCGGATGTGGCACGAGCGACGGCTGTCAATTATCTCGGCCCAGCAGCTAGCCAGCAGGAACTACAGAAAATCACGGGCTTTTTGAGAGATAGCTCGGCTCTGGTACGAAGGGAAGTCGTACAGGCGCTATCCAATCGGCCTGATATCAATGCCATGTCATATGTGCAGCCTTTGATTAATGACTCGATTCGATTGGTGCGGATCAGTGCGGCCAACTACATGCTTCGTCTGGATCCGCAAGCAAGCACTCAACCGAGCTATCGGGATGCTATAGAGGAAAATTTGCAGGCACTGGAGATGCAGGCAGATTTTGCTTCAGGGCAACATGGCCTAGGTGTGTATTATGAAACCATCGGGCAGCCAGAGGCGGCTATTGATGCTTACAGAAAAGCCATTAAGATTGATAATTTTTACAATCAAGCAAGAATGAACCTGGCTTTACTGCTATACAATCAGGGCAGGGTAGAAGAGGCGGTAGGGTTGTACCAAACAGTGACGAGTCAAGAGCCAGAATACAGTTATTCCTATTACATGCTAGGGCTGCTTTACAATGAACAGGGGGATTTAGCGAATGCGATGAAGTACCTGAAGTTAGCCACACAAAAGGAACCCAGGAATCCACGGGCATTTTACAATTATGCAACGATGCTGTATCAGCAAAAGCAATTTGCCGAAGCGGTAAAAGTGGCTCAGGAGTCAGAGTTGTATTTTGGTATGGGAGAGGAGATGCTCTACGTCAAAATGCTTGCTCAGATGGAATCAGGAAGTATCAGGGAGGCCATGAAGAGTTGTGAAAAACTGATGGAAATGGCGCCAAATAATCCGCAATACGGACAGATATTTTCTCAGCTTAAAACGAATATGTGA
- the map gene encoding type I methionyl aminopeptidase, whose amino-acid sequence MIHYKSKEEIELMRESAQIVSKTLGVLAAEVKPGVTPLQLDAIAETCIRDHGAVPGFLGLYDFPNTLCMSLNEQVVHGIPGDKPLQEGDVISIDCGALKNGFYGDHAYTFEVGEVAPEVKQLLKVTKECLDLGIAQVKKGNRIGDVSFAIQQHAEKHGYGVVRELVGHGLGKKMHESPEVPNFGKRGRGPLIKDGLVIAIEPMINLGTKDVRQLSDGWTIITGDKKPSAHFEHDVAVVDGKADVLSTFDYIEEALKKVGV is encoded by the coding sequence ATGATCCATTACAAGTCAAAAGAAGAAATTGAACTGATGAGAGAGAGTGCCCAGATCGTCTCTAAGACACTGGGGGTATTGGCCGCAGAGGTAAAACCGGGAGTTACTCCTCTACAACTGGACGCGATAGCCGAGACTTGTATTCGTGATCATGGTGCAGTTCCAGGCTTTTTGGGTCTCTATGATTTTCCTAATACCCTATGCATGTCGCTCAACGAGCAGGTAGTACATGGTATCCCTGGTGACAAACCTCTGCAGGAAGGTGATGTGATCAGCATAGACTGTGGAGCTTTGAAAAATGGCTTTTATGGTGATCATGCCTATACCTTCGAAGTGGGAGAGGTGGCTCCAGAGGTGAAGCAATTGCTAAAAGTGACCAAAGAATGTCTGGACCTGGGGATTGCTCAGGTGAAGAAAGGAAATCGAATTGGTGATGTCAGTTTTGCCATCCAGCAACATGCCGAGAAGCATGGCTATGGGGTGGTAAGAGAGCTGGTCGGTCATGGATTAGGGAAGAAAATGCACGAAAGTCCTGAGGTACCGAACTTTGGTAAAAGAGGCCGTGGGCCACTGATCAAGGATGGATTAGTAATAGCCATTGAGCCAATGATCAATCTGGGTACCAAAGACGTGAGACAACTTTCTGATGGTTGGACGATCATCACAGGAGATAAGAAACCTTCTGCCCATTTTGAGCATGATGTGGCGGTGGTAGATGGCAAGGCAGATGTGCTTTCCACATTTGATTATATCGAAGAGGCCCTAAAAAAGGTAGGGGTATAA
- a CDS encoding Ezrin/radixin/moesin family protein, with translation MKNILAAFAVLIALGVSFEASAQMSKKETKEWKKRIKALSPEQYKALLEENKSLKGQLSSLKKEVSGVDEKLAAKDDQIADYQDQVSALRKDLAEAKKNAKSDGGEQQVATRGIGVPAKGVLFKVQIGAFAKKDLSKFAQNNPAFEVDDDDDIMRYTVGAFQDYWEADTFKKYLREIGVSDAFIVAYKDGKRVPIKEVLEGVI, from the coding sequence ATGAAAAATATACTTGCAGCTTTCGCAGTATTAATTGCTCTTGGCGTTTCATTTGAGGCTTCTGCTCAGATGTCCAAAAAAGAGACCAAAGAATGGAAAAAAAGAATTAAAGCTTTGTCTCCAGAGCAATACAAAGCACTGCTTGAAGAAAACAAATCATTGAAAGGTCAACTCAGCAGCTTGAAGAAAGAAGTGTCTGGAGTAGACGAAAAATTAGCAGCTAAGGATGATCAAATCGCAGACTACCAAGATCAGGTTTCTGCTTTGAGAAAAGATTTGGCAGAAGCTAAAAAGAACGCAAAATCAGATGGAGGAGAACAACAAGTAGCCACTCGTGGCATTGGAGTTCCTGCCAAAGGAGTTTTGTTCAAAGTACAGATCGGAGCTTTCGCTAAGAAAGATCTTTCTAAGTTCGCTCAGAACAATCCAGCTTTTGAGGTGGATGATGACGATGACATCATGAGATATACAGTAGGTGCATTCCAGGATTATTGGGAAGCAGATACTTTCAAAAAATATTTGAGAGAGATCGGTGTTTCTGACGCTTTCATTGTAGCATACAAAGACGGAAAAAGAGTGCCGATTAAAGAAGTTTTAGAAGGAGTTATTTAA
- the fumC gene encoding class II fumarate hydratase → MEYRIEKDTMGEVQVPADKYWGAQTQRSKMNFKIGGDSMKMPIEIIKAFAILKKSAAETNCQLGVLDKEKSDLIGQVCDEILEGKLDDQFPLVVWQTGSGTQSNMNSNEVIANRAHVIKGGSLTDDKKFIHPNDDVNKSQSSNDTFPTAMHIAGYKMIVETTLPKVQKLRDTLNEKAEAFKDVVKIGRTHFMDATPLTLGHEFSGYVAQLDFGIKALKNTLPHLSELALGGTAVGTGLNTPQGYAELVAEKIAGHAGLPLVTAQNKFEALAAHDAIVESHGALKQLAVSLMKIGNDIRMLSSGPRSGIGEIVIPENEPGSSIMPGKVNPTQCEALTMVCAQVLGNDVAVSAGGMTGHFELNVFKPMMVYNLLNSARLIGDACESFNDNCAVGIEPNHPVIEEKLEKSLMLVTALNTHIGYENAAKIAKKAHKEGTTLREAALALELVTNEQFDEWVVPADMVGSLKG, encoded by the coding sequence ATGGAATACAGAATAGAAAAAGACACAATGGGGGAAGTTCAAGTCCCTGCGGATAAATACTGGGGTGCACAGACTCAGAGATCAAAAATGAATTTTAAGATTGGAGGCGATAGCATGAAGATGCCAATTGAGATCATCAAGGCTTTTGCTATTCTGAAAAAATCTGCTGCTGAAACCAATTGCCAGCTGGGTGTTTTGGACAAAGAAAAATCTGATTTGATTGGTCAGGTTTGTGACGAAATCCTGGAGGGTAAACTCGACGATCAGTTTCCATTGGTAGTTTGGCAGACTGGATCGGGTACCCAATCCAACATGAACTCTAACGAGGTGATTGCCAACCGAGCGCATGTGATCAAAGGAGGTTCTTTGACCGATGATAAGAAATTTATCCATCCTAATGATGATGTGAACAAATCACAGTCATCGAATGATACTTTCCCAACGGCCATGCACATCGCTGGCTACAAAATGATTGTAGAGACGACCTTGCCTAAGGTGCAAAAACTACGTGATACTTTAAATGAAAAAGCAGAAGCTTTCAAAGATGTAGTTAAGATTGGTCGTACACACTTCATGGATGCGACACCACTTACTTTAGGACACGAGTTTTCGGGTTATGTGGCTCAATTGGATTTTGGTATCAAAGCTTTGAAAAACACTTTGCCTCACTTGTCTGAACTGGCATTGGGTGGAACAGCGGTGGGTACCGGACTGAATACGCCTCAAGGATATGCAGAATTGGTAGCTGAGAAAATAGCGGGCCATGCAGGTCTTCCCTTGGTTACTGCTCAAAACAAATTCGAAGCGCTGGCTGCCCACGATGCAATTGTGGAATCACATGGTGCATTGAAGCAATTGGCAGTGAGCCTGATGAAAATTGGTAACGATATCCGTATGCTTTCTTCAGGTCCTAGAAGTGGAATTGGTGAAATCGTAATACCAGAAAACGAACCAGGATCTTCTATCATGCCAGGAAAAGTAAACCCTACACAATGTGAGGCTTTGACTATGGTCTGCGCGCAGGTATTGGGTAACGATGTGGCTGTTTCGGCTGGGGGTATGACTGGTCACTTTGAGCTGAATGTGTTTAAGCCTATGATGGTGTATAACCTACTTAACTCTGCGAGGTTGATAGGTGATGCTTGTGAATCTTTCAATGACAACTGTGCTGTGGGTATCGAGCCCAATCACCCGGTGATAGAGGAGAAGCTAGAGAAGTCCTTGATGTTGGTGACTGCATTGAACACACATATTGGCTATGAAAACGCCGCAAAAATTGCCAAAAAGGCGCACAAAGAGGGCACTACGCTCAGAGAAGCGGCTTTGGCTCTGGAGCTCGTAACTAATGAACAATTTGACGAATGGGTGGTGCCAGCGGACATGGTTGGCAGCTTAAAAGGCTGA
- a CDS encoding RNA methyltransferase produces the protein MRKLKNEELNRPTIDEFKAQPKHDVILILDSIRSLNNVGSAFRTSDAFNVKKIYLCGITGQPPHRDIHKTALGATDSVEWEHVKDTKTAVKQLQEEQWTVWAVEQAEGATMLDEFTPATEGKYAFVFGNEVFGVEQDVVDACDGCLEIPQYGTKHSLNISVTIGVVLWHYIISKT, from the coding sequence ATGCGAAAACTAAAAAACGAAGAGTTAAATCGACCGACAATTGACGAGTTCAAAGCCCAGCCTAAGCATGATGTGATATTGATTTTGGATAGCATCCGTAGTTTGAACAATGTGGGTTCTGCTTTTAGAACCTCCGATGCTTTTAATGTCAAAAAGATCTATCTGTGCGGTATCACTGGCCAGCCCCCTCATCGAGACATTCATAAAACTGCACTCGGCGCAACGGATTCTGTAGAGTGGGAGCATGTGAAGGATACTAAAACAGCCGTAAAGCAATTGCAAGAGGAGCAATGGACAGTATGGGCTGTTGAGCAAGCGGAGGGAGCTACTATGCTGGATGAGTTTACTCCAGCGACTGAAGGGAAGTACGCCTTTGTTTTTGGTAATGAGGTTTTTGGGGTGGAGCAGGATGTGGTAGATGCCTGTGATGGCTGTCTGGAAATCCCCCAATATGGTACCAAACACTCCCTCAATATATCGGTAACAATCGGAGTGGTGCTTTGGCATTATATCATCTCCAAAACATGA